GGGCATGTCGACGTAAGCGAGGAGCCAGAAGCAAACGTTGCTTTTAATTCACATTATACCTGCTGGATGACTTAGTGACGCCACGGGAGTGACATGAGATTATAACCATCACTTAAATATGCAGGAACCTTGGCAGGAACAATTTGACTTGTTGCCAAGACGCCAATGTTTATCATTTTGTTTGCTGTTatctatttttattgaaattccaAATactttatatataaaaattgttacgcgaagaaaaaataaatggcaaCGAATCTGCGATTTTTATTCAtgtttaatgttttaaaataataacacgtgcataaagaaaaattattagcatCTAAAATAAGAATCGGGTTGGCCTATAATAACACACAGATAAAAACTGCATGGTTTACTCCTATTAAGGTCAACCCCAGGGAAACTAAAACTTCCGCAGCATTTGCCTCCAGCGTCCTTCCTAAACGTCGCTGTAAGCTGTAATAGCCTTTTCAAGGTTGGCAGTGTGCAGATTTGACGAGCAGGTCTTTATACACGAATCTCGTAATATTCTAATATACGTCTCGTAACTCTTTTTATGATCGACAAATAACCGCGAACCGcctaaaacaaacatttcggAATTCCGTTCCAATAATTGTGTTCATCTAGTATATGTATTAGTTATACGACCTCACGACCGCTGTGAAAGACTAtaagggaaaacaaacaatagctAAATAAACCCATCATCctcaaattaataaatcttggtatagaaaaatagaagtaTATACTTAATTGCATCGATTGGACGTTATTTAGCCTGAGCCAATACAATCAGACTGTGGTCTGATTCTTCAAAggcaaccatttttttttcattaacaatGCCATCGCTTTCTTTGGTtagtaagaagaaaaaaaacgttccgCAGTTAATCAAATCAGAAATCACGATCCAAATAACAGCAGCCAGCAACTGGCCGCCGTATTTCcaacaaaattaacaaaaaacaaaaacaaaacaaaaaaaaaaaaaaaacggcggaAGTACAACCGTAATCTATCTCAATATTTTGAAAGAGTATAGGTTACCCGCTACCTATATATTTCTTTGACATCTATTGACATTGACAACATTGATGACAGAATTCGATGGATAATAACGGAATACAATGTAACAGAAATAGCAAATGTTCGAGATTCATTCATGACTGAATGTAATAGAAATAGCAAATGTTAATAGTGGAACGGTTAATTTCGAGTAAACAGAAAACAATCAAGTACCAGCAAACACGTAATAACAGTAAAAGCATAAGCTAAAAATACATGAAAAATACGTAACAGCAATTTCCAATCAATTAcattataaatattaaaaacaacaaactagtttaaatttcttttaaagattACTTTGACTTATTGGACAGTTAAAACTAAGACTAAACGAAATAATCCTGAAGATAAGGTTTATGAATAATTAGACAATAAATGGAAGACAACAATTAGGCTATATACCACCCTTTAGTCCTTTGCCCTTTATTTACGTGTGAATCGAAGTAGGGAAAGCACGTACTGGAAGATGTTGATAATGTCCACGTAGAGAGTGAGGGCTGCGAAGATGTACTCTTCAGGGGAGATCGAGTGCTTGTGCTTACCACCGAGCATCAATTGGGTGTCGTAGACTAGGTAAACGCTGAAAAGTAACGCGCCCAGCGAGGGATAAACGAGTTGGGTAACATCTCCGGGGATGCAAATGGCGACGATTCCGAAAATAATTAGAACGATGGCGCAAACAAAGAGGATTCCTCCATAAGCCGTGAAATCCCATTTAGTCTGCATAGCAAAAATGGTGAGCGCAAAACAAACAGCCGAGCAGATACCGACGGCGATTAGCACTTCTTCCGACtgtaagagaaataaaaaaaaaaaaaatgactttgaTTAGTGGGTACAATTATACAACCAAAAATCACACCCATACGTACTTCGTTGGAAGCCGAGAGTGTGCCCAGCAAAAAGCCTTCGCAAAGAGTGAAAAGTCCCAGTAAAATCAGATTCAAAGGCCAGCGCCGTCGGAACTCGTGGCAACGAGCCAGAACGATTATAAGGCCGATGGCCATGAGAAACGTAATTAACCACATTTCTGGATGTTCAAATGCGTACAACTGGACGCTCGGTTCGTACACAAAGAGAGATATAATTGCCACCGTGATGGCAAGTTGCACCATTAAAATTGAGTACACCTTCCTGCAATGgtagttgttgttattttattatgggATCGTGTATAGTAACAAGTGTCATGCTGTTTTGAATTCATACCTTACGAAAACCATACGGATAGACTGATCAGAGAAGGCAAACGCGGCATCGCCGAGCCCTCCGGATTCTGCTACACCGTAAATTTTGTTGTCTGGGTCTAAAGGTGGTTGTTGGTCAGGTGGTTGACTTATTGGATTTATATATTGAGGTGGTGGCCCTGGAATGATTAAATGTATATTACTtacatcctttttttcaacattcttTAAGGATCGGGATTAAAAAGTGAAGACGAATTAATTACCTTGATCTACCCCCGGGACAGCCCAGTCGGAGCTTGGTTGCCCGGGCTGAGCAGAGTAAGTTGGGTTGTTTGGTTGAAATGCCATGTTTTATTTGAGTAGGAAAGGCCTTTCCTTATAAAGCAAAATGCATGAAATTTAAAGATGAATGTATGACAGTTTAAAGaccatttttatattcaaatattttatgatAAAGGTGATTTCCAAATTATCATTCTAGTATTCACAGCATCACAGGATACATAGGGTAGGTCATGTAAATGGAATCAATATTAGGATATTGAATCATGGGTCCATGCTGTTGCACAACTGTAATAGCATAAAAGAATCTTAATTTTGAACTGCGATCCTTCTAGAAACCCCATTGACgtaaagaaactgaaaaaaaaccgCTAAATAGACATTAGCATGAGATAGTTGGATTTCTTGACAACTATCAAGTCTTCGCTTGGTTTCTAACAAGTAACAAGCCCGGCGCAGTTTTGTAGAGAATACGAAATTCGGTTATCTGGCACCTCAGGAAACTTGCCAATGGAAACTGATAGTTGATAGTTTGCCAAGTCTGGGTGTGCTGTGCGAATAGCCGTAAGCAGCGCACACTTATTGATTTTCCTTGGGTGGAATTCATGAATGGTGACGCCGATTCGTAGGCCGTACTACACCCTACTAGTTGTAATTTTTCACGAAGATtcgattaaaataaaataaaaggaaaaaatcaaatccacTAGGAGTCCCTGAAATAGATCCCCCAATTTTTAAACCAATAAGAATCtaactttgatttcctttggAAGTGCTAatcaatgttttaaaattaaaagtcCATTGCCAATGAAGTCACTATAATAGCCTTCAACACGCTTCAAAAACATTTACCGAAGTTAACATCTTGGGGGGAAAACTTTAATGGCATATTGAATCTTGGGTCCGTGTTATTGCACAACTAATGTACAACTCTACAAAAGTAGCTTAAACTGCGATCCTACTTACAGCCGGAAATGGATAAATTTCTTGACAACAATGTGACTAAGTAAAGAAGAACAGCTAATAAATGGGTTATTAGTTGGCAACTTACttcgaattgaaaaatatccccaattttatcttttttaagaGGTGTTTGAGTGATGCGTCATACCAGCAACAGACTAAGAAGGAAAGACAAGACTACACTGTCTTCCTCTAGAGCTCGCCGCTAGTGGCGGGACGTATGATTCAGGCGAGATTTTTTATAACAATATTCGTATGTTGCCCTATGAATGCGATGGGGCCACTTAACTTCTCCATATGCAAtacgcagtttttttttctccatctaGCTCAAGCGCACCGAATTCATGGACCCTccgttttttccccattccgctatgggacctaaaaatcggaaaaattcaGGCCAATTGAGTTTTCTACTCCGAATTCGCCGGTTTTttcataattaaaatattctcTACCGTTCAGAAAATAAGTTACAttaaagtttgagttttttcaaattttcgcaATTTGGGGGGTTGGTCTTTGGTATTGCTTTTTGGGAAAAAGcgaacatataaaaaaaactaattctcccaaaagtttgctcggtCATCCCTCAATacaaatccaaaaggaatttacattccggattagattggccgagttattagTAGTGGTTATTATCTAGTGAAGCCCTCATTTGGCCAATTTTCCACCCAGTCTAGTCaccattttttatcactctccctcgcgctcctggcggatgacagccgaagcatCCGAGTTCTCTGCACCTCGGGCTTCAAAATACtggccactagactatatgTAGGGGGCCTACAGCATGTCCTACGGTATAAAGTGAAGGCCAAGAACGTGTAGTTTCGGCCTGATAAGGAAGGGTCAGTATATATTTCGAGATCCGACGCTTGAGGAAAATAAACTTCATCTTTCGCTTTATCTAGGTTAGCCACTCACCATCTTAGATCCCTCTGCGCTTCGAGCGAGAGCAAGCACTTGCTTTTTAGATTCGAATTTGCTCTTGTACCTTACTAAATGTCGAACCTTTGTAAACGACGGTAGTGCGCCTGTGCGTACGGGATTGCTGGAATTGCCCATGTAAAGTTTCCCATGATGGATGCTATCTCTCTCAGCGAAACGACCTTCGCTAAGAACTGCTTCACACATAGCCTTAACCGCTTCTATCTTGGCTATTGGCAATGCGAATGACAATCGATTAGAATCGATAACCGTAACCGGCCCTAAATATTCTGGCCTTTGTGCTGGTTCCAGTACAGATTTCTccaaattaataataaaacccAGGCGCAGTAGCAACTCGATCATAAATTCAAGGTCTGCTAACATGCGCTTTCTAGAcgtatttaaaattaaatgttgtcCAAATATAGACGTGGATCGGATTCTGAGTTGCATGTATTTGCAATATTCAACTGTGTTTTTCCCTCTCGGGCCTTATGTAGAGAACCTTACGTCCAGTTTTGGGGCTTCACAGAAAATTCTTTGTCTAGAAAATCTAGCAGCGTTTTCTATGAAATGGTTTTGGAATCTTCCGTCAAAACCCCTTTCGTCATCCAACTCGAAAGCACATCTCTCACCTCCTGAGGTACTATTAACGGTGCTGGATCCGCATTGCTACTTGGCTCTGGAGTCCTCTCCTTCAACGGACCCGGCTTGGGTGACACGGACTTGACTGCCGACGCACGATTTGATTTGGTGGCCAGTGGTGGTACCGTTGATTTTTCGGACTTACTGTTGCTTGGCCACCATGGGCGCTTGTAGAATTTTTGCAGTCTATGCTGATCGTCTAAATCGTCCATAACAAAATCGTCTAATCTTTTCCTCATTTTACGGCTCTTCTTTATCAACGAAACTATCTTCGGTCCCTTGTTACAGGTTGCTAGGTCTCTCTGATTTCTCCCGTCGGGGAGCGACATCATTGTATTGACTTCTACCTCCCTGTTTGGCTATTGAATCCACCCGACGCTGGTCTTAGATTGGCCTACCTCCGTTTCTCGAATTTCTACTGGTCCCTTGCGAATGGAAATCCCGTTGATCAAACCCGTAATCTGGCCCTATTCTACCAAAACCTTGCGCGTAGTAAACCTGGACCGTTACAGCTGGGTAAAGCGCTTGATCCCGATAAAAATCACTCGGAGCAGAACGCAAGGatggcttttctctctcttgaaaaCGCGACTCATAATAGTCACCCCGTGTACCCACTCGTTCAACAAGGTTCCTTTCCTGCTGCTGTCTCTCTACGTTATGCGATCCGTTGTGCGATCCGGGTCAAACCAAAAGTCTCTATACCTGCCACTAAACCAGACATATTTACGCTGTTAGAGCTAAAATATGTCTGAGGATATGGGGCGTTGTCCGGCCTAAGACGAGTACgatgttttttcttaaaacagCTCAAATATATGtgtctacacccttagggcttagcgaaatgttttttttaaatttcgcagCACAATTCCATTGTTATCTCTTTGATCGCAAAATTTTAGTATCGTACCCTGGATGATGCAAATAGGATGCAGATGCAACGTGAACAAAATCTTTGAATTCAGGATCACTAATTCCAACACACCTAGTCTGCGTAGTGAAATCTTGTAAAATGGCGTTTGCCTCGGCGATAGTAGAAAACGTTTGTGGATTGTGGTTTTCCACAATTCACCCGATCACAAAATTTCCCAATCATGTACTTCGTCACAGAAGAGTTAAAAAAGTCGATGGTGGCAGACTTGAGAATGGTGGGACATCCACCGACAACTGTTGCTTCCACTAGATGTACAGTACCTTGCAGAAAAAGCTGACAGATTTGTCAGCGTTGTCAGGTGACAAAAGTGTCAGGTTTTCTTGCAAGATACTGTAGTTTGTGTTTAGGTAGATCACAAAGAATGTTTTGGTCGATTGCCCTGTGGTCGCTTGTCTCCGTGACACAGCTGGAAAAATTGGTTTGTTAGACAAAGGTAGATTATAGACGTCGATGTTGAAATGTTGATGGGAAGCAGTATCAGTCAAGTGACAAGTTGGAGTTCGTGTTATGTTCGTGATAAAGTACCAGGTACAACATTCGCGGTCACGGCCCAGTTGTCTAAACCTGCGAGTAACCATGATGGTAACCTCAACTTCATTcgtgttttattcatttatgatttaaccccttctttttttattttggggatGAATCTGGAAGAGATGAGGACTCACTGTTACACATCCATAATTGCAAATTCAGGATTTCAAACCTGCAAGTAATCGTGATAGTATAACCTCTTATCAGTATCATTTTATTCATCTATCATTGAAATCATGTTTTTAGTATTCTACAGCCTGGGGAGTGGATGTAGTCGGGATAGAGCAAAATCACGGATTTGCTGTGATGAGTACTCTGCATTACATAGCTATGATTGCCAACTTGCAGCAAGTAATCAGAATGGTAACCTCAACTTCAATcttgtttgattcttttgctatgattaaaatcattttctagTTTCTAGGGGGAATCATTATAGAAAAGATAGAGCCGAACCACGGATTAGCTTTGCCTATTGGGGACTCACCACTAGACAGCAGCCACAATTACTGGTTGAGGATTGCAAAACCAGTGGATAAAATGGTAATGGATAAAGGTGAGTTTTAAATTAGTCACCATTACTCACAAGGAGTAATTGTGACTAATTCGTGTACACCTATTTAACGTTtattgaaagaattttttgaattcaatagATTTGAAAAGATGAAATGGCATGGTGTGCTAACATCTGATAAGAAAACCTGAATAAGTGATCATGGATGACAACTGAGAAGTTTTATCAGGGATTTTTGAATTCCCTTGGTACTCCTTGCAATGCATTTAGAGGCAAATATGTGTGGTAGGCTCGTCATAACAGGCAAGGATCGGCATGTATTTAAATCATGTGCAATGGTTTAATCTCTTCCATTTCAGATTATTCTCGATGCGAACACCTATTTGACTTCAAATGTAGGTGAGTTGCCGTTTCCTTCGTTCTATGCAGCTCTtcttcaatgattttttattctggaaaggATTCCGGATCGAAGACATTTGTGCAATTTTATTACCCGCCTCTGTATCTGCTGGAAAGCCAGACACCGGACGAAAAATCTCTGTGCGTGATAACTATCAGTTACGAAAACTCGAGCGGGAAACTGGGCGGAAGACTCGAAAccttttaaattcaaattcagttaCGCGTAACTAACTAttgatattaaattttttttaaagaagttgGGAATATTGATAAGATGGATATCATTGAGTGGTAGGCCCTAATTGTGCATTTCACAAATACTACTACTTCTGTAGACTATAGCTAATAGTTTAATAAACATTCACCGAATCTATTTTAAGGTATGCaacgaaaatatttcataataCAGCAGTCTCTTATGCTATCTCagagtttttatttctattcaaagtagataaaaaagagagtttagacaaaatttcagacaaaatTTGATTGCAGATTATACAATTAGACTGAAAAATTGCAGAAGTCGTTTTACAGTTAGCTTTAAAAACAGAAGGCCATATTTTGTTCTCAGGCTCCTTTCTGTTCTTCGATCTATCTCAAAATATATTTCCGGGACCTCAACTGAATCGACAACAATTGATGGGACGTCTTCAATATATTGCTCGAATTCAATATCCTGACACAAAATTtgttaaagaaataattcacaaattgtatttttatgGCAAACTCTAACCTGTAAAAGCTCGGTAAATCTTGTGTTTTCCGCTTCGAAGAAAATTTTCGAAGTAAAGATGTCAGCCCTCGAATAAACATTCGAATTGGGGACATTGATAACGGTGCAGTGTGAATACCATGAACATTCCAGGCGTCGACGAATTTTTGATGTGTTGTTGGATGATTGGAAGAAAGACGAGATGGAGGCAATACAGATGAAGTTCTGAAACCTATCAAGGATGCGCTTTTGTTCCGTTTCCCTGTAAAAACATAagctttaatttatttatttcgaaatttgaaatattattaaggGGTATTACGtaaaaatttcgtaaaatacTGATGTGCACGAATTCCACACGTATGTCTCCCCACAAACGCTCGATACGCTGGTTGTGGACCGATCGACCAGTCATGAAGCTACCACGGTACAACCCACGTTTCACTAGCATAAACTGGCCCCTAAGAACATTCTCTCCACCGTGATCAgccccaaaacaaaatagttgaaacTTAAATTTTGGGGTAATTTTGAAGAAACTTAGGGTAGACCAGGGCATTTTTGGACAAAATCGTAGTTTGCCCAATTTATATCAAATTACGCTGTCTTGTACATCAAAACTTATGTATATAATACAATAATTCAATAGCCCATTTTCCCgtatatttaaatcttttttcaaaactaaatttagttttgaagttattttaacaagcgatctcccactcaaccggaccgaGAAATACCCCCGTTTTCCGGAATTTGTTTTCGaatcgtaatccggaaaaggaatctaaaaatccggactagaTCTATTCGGCTCAGAATCGCAAGCTGATTTTTATGGAAtaaagtccggatttttatcttgtttcgtTCCCGAGATAAttggaattgaaaatttgaccaTTGATGTACGGACTTCGCATGAATGACCAGCTTTTCTTACATGTTAAGGTTATATGATCCCCATCAAAATGGAACACAGATAAGGGGGCCCGTACTGAatactctcttcttctcaatCTCCGATTCACCTGTCTTGAACAAAAAATGAGATTCATGGCCTCACGGACCCTCACCCATTGAACACGATGTCCCATGGCCAAAAGTCTATTTACGACCATTTTTACTTCAAGCCGTGGATTCTCGGAGCAAATTTGATAAATCAGTATGAATCAGAGTATGAAGAGCATCCGCAGATATCAATCTGTAGAACCTCCTTACAGTAATCTGTCGTCTGCCCATATATCTCCGAAGACTCCTAgtgttgagtataaaagataaacaaactggacagtgcggcaacgcaggatagccaggaaagaagagagggggagaaggacctacccagacaaaggaataagagagggggactcagtgctgttgacgattgtggctaggcgagtagcaatacaaagcgttctttgcagcaaacaggttcacgtgttaatttctatatcaacaggttatgggcccagctgtACGCACAGCT
This DNA window, taken from Daphnia pulex isolate KAP4 chromosome 2, ASM2113471v1, encodes the following:
- the LOC124208689 gene encoding protein lifeguard 1-like, with translation MAFQPNNPTYSAQPGQPSSDWAVPGVDQGPPPQYINPISQPPDQQPPLDPDNKIYGVAESGGLGDAAFAFSDQSIRMVFVRKVYSILMVQLAITVAIISLFVYEPSVQLYAFEHPEMWLITFLMAIGLIIVLARCHEFRRRWPLNLILLGLFTLCEGFLLGTLSASNESEEVLIAVGICSAVCFALTIFAMQTKWDFTAYGGILFVCAIVLIIFGIVAICIPGDVTQLVYPSLGALLFSVYLVYDTQLMLGGKHKHSISPEEYIFAALTLYVDIINIFQYVLSLLRFTRK